A section of the Malus sylvestris chromosome 17, drMalSylv7.2, whole genome shotgun sequence genome encodes:
- the LOC126609804 gene encoding F-box/kelch-repeat protein At3g06240-like — MHTQVLVTLINSPSFVAKHLSNSVDNKFSSSTCILLNRSQVHVFPDKSWKHEVLWSMINFFNDRVACTLYYGVEDLNIPFTRDDHQHVLIHGYCNGIVCVISGKNILLCNPVTREFRQLPDSFVLLPSPLGGKFDLENDFGGLGFGYDCRAKDYKVVPIIENCEYSDDERTYYHRIPLPHTTEVYTMATNSWNEIKIDISSKTYPCSCSVYLNGFCYWFTRLSFDLGDERFHRIQLPSRRESGFEFYYIFLCNESIASFCSLYDRSEDSKSCEIWVMDDYDGVKSSWTKLLVARPFKGIEKPLTLWKCDELLMIDTDGRVISYNSSIDSQALIYVESIVPIK; from the coding sequence ATGCATACGCAAGTCTTGGTGACTCTCATCAATAGTCCAAGTTTTGTGGCCAAGCACCTCAGCAATTCTGTGGACAACAAATTCTCATCCTCCACTTGTATCCTCCTCAACCGTTCTCAGGTTCACGTTTTCCCGGACAAGAGTTGGAAACATGAAGTTTTATGGtccatgattaatttttttaatgatagAGTTGCATGCACCCTTTATTATGGTGTTGAGGACCTAAATATACCGTTTACAAGGGATGaccatcaacatgtactgattcATGGTTATTGCAATGGAATTGTTTGTGTAATATCAGGTAAGAATATTCTTTTATGCAATCCTGTAACGAGGGAATTCAGGCAACTTCCTGATTCATTCGTTCTCCTACCTTCCCCTCTCGGCGGAAAATTCGATTTGGAGAACGATTTTGGAGGATTGGGATTTGGCTATGATTGCAGAGCTAAAGATTACAAGGTTGTGCCAATTATAGAAAATTGTGAGTATTCAGATGATGAGCGAACATATTATCATCGTATTCCTCTGCCTCACACGACTGAGGTATACACCATGGCTACTAACTCTTGGAATGAGATCAAGATTGATATATCAAGCAAAACTTATCCCTGTTCTTGTTCAGTGTACTTGAACGGATTTTGTTATTGGTTTACAAGGCTTTCATTTGATTTAGGCGATGAGAGATTTCATAGAATACAATTGCCTTCTAGGAGAGAATCcggttttgagttttattatatttttctgtGTAATGAATCCATTGCTTCTTTTTGCTCTCTTTATGATCGAAGTGAAGATTCTAAATCATGTGAAATATGGGTAATGGATGACTATGATGGAGTCAAGAGTTCATGGACAAAACTCCTAGTCGCTAGACCCTTCAAAGGCATTGAGAAGCCATTGACACTTTGGAAATGTGACGAGCTTCTTATGATTGACACCGATGGAAGAGTCATCTCTTATAATTCTAGCATAGATTCTCAAGCTCTTATTTATGTAGAAAGTATTGTTCCAATCAAGTGA